The following DNA comes from Capsicum annuum cultivar UCD-10X-F1 unplaced genomic scaffold, UCD10Xv1.1 ctg3789, whole genome shotgun sequence.
CTGAAAGCTGTAGACaagctaaaaaggaaaaaaaacaagaatGGAGGCAGATTCCAGACTATTACAAGCTAAGAAATTAAAAGACAACTTCATCCATGATCCTCTTTGGTAGCATCCCTTTTGATTATATAGATAAGTTATGTTGCAGAGCTCCTGGCAGCACTGCCCGGTGCTGCTGGTGCTACTGGTACTGGCACAGCTGGCCCTTGCTTGGCATTTGGGACCACATATTGGTCCAAGTATTTAGGGGGCTGTTTGTCCCTGTTGCTGCGGCGCAGTGTTGCCCCGTGGTCTTGCAGATTTGTTACATTGCCGCCTTCAGGAAGATGAACCTTGTCCTCAAAGTTGAAGTCAGGGAACCTTTGACGGAGAGAGTGAGAATCCTCCCAAGTAGCGTCCTCAAGAGGTAGCCC
Coding sequences within:
- the LOC124891584 gene encoding uncharacterized protein LOC124891584; this translates as MWHFRLAIGSLFACVPADNFLSASNVIPNSVGDSLGHFRCLGTPDQQVTPIDLLDHSSSLMLSLESILDSRTITRGAHQVLQFFIKWQGLPLEDATWEDSHSLRQRFPDFNFEDKVHLPEGGNVTNLQDHGATLRRSNRDKQPPKYLDQYVVPNAKQGPAVPVPVAPAAPGSAARSSAT